In Syntrophotaleaceae bacterium, the DNA window GCGGTCTGCGCCGTAGCGGCCATCACCATCCGCGACCTGCTGGGGGCGGTGGTGATTTTCGGTGTCTACAGTTTTCTCATGTGTCTTCTCTGGGCGGAAATGGGTGCTGTGGATGTGGCCTTTACCGAGGCGACGGTGGGTGCGGGCATCAGCAGCGTCCTTTTCATTGCCGCCATTTTCCGTACTACACGAAGGAGCAAGGATTGAAAGCGTTCGCTTTTCTTGCCACTCTGGCCACCGCCGTGGTCCTGCTTTACGGAACGAAGGATTTCGCGCCATGGGGCGATCCGGCTTCCCCCGCCAGTACCCATGTCTCGCCGGTTTACATTCAGCGGTCGGTTGAGGAAACCCACGTTCCCAATATAGTTACCGCCATCCTCGGCGATTACCGCGGTTACGACACCATGTTCGAAACGGTGGTCATCTACTGCGCCGGACTGGCGGTGATCAGCATTTTGAGGAGGCAGAAGACATGAAAATCCTCCAGCAGCGGGCCCGGGGCCGGATCGTGGGCGAAAATCTGATCATCCGCACATCCGTGCGGTTGCTGGTTCCCTTCATCCAGCTGTTCGGTCTCTACATTATCGTTCACGGCCATTACAGCCCGGGGGGCGGTTTCCAGGGAGGGGTGGTGCTGGGCGCCTCCTTTATCCTGCTGGCGCTGGCCTACGACCTGCAGACCTCGCTGCGCTTCATGTCGGAGCGGGTCAACGGTATCCTCGGCAACGTTGGTGTGTTGATCTATACCGGGACGGCCGTGCTCTGCGCCCTTTTGGGCGGCCTGTTTCTCGACTATTCAGCCCTGAACCGCATCATTCCCCTCGGCGCCGTGGAATGGCGATCCATGGGGATTTTCGTGGTGGAAGTGGGGGTTGGCATCGCCGTCATGAGCATCATGGCCTCGCTTTTCTGGGATCTTGGTTCCGGAGGCGGGATGGACGAGGGGCTCTGAAATGGAACAGCTGCTGGCGGAAATCGTTGCCAAATACAACTACTGGCTTTACGTGCTGCTGATGATGATCGGCTTCTATGCCATGATCGGCAAGCGCAATCTGGTAAAGAAACTGCTCGGAATGAACATCTTCCAGACCGCGATCATCCTTTTTTACGTCTCCATCGGGGTCAAACGGGGCGGCGGCATCCCCATCGTCGACAAGCACGCAGCCCTGAGCCACGGCATCGATGCGGCTACAGTGGTCAATCCCCTGCCCCATGTGCTGATGCTGACCGCCATCGTGGTGTCGGTGAGCGTGACCGGGGTCGCGCTGGCGATCATGGTGAGGCTGTATCGCCACTACGGCACTCTGGAAGAGGATGAAATCGTGGAGAAGATCGACCGATGACCTCCGCCAATCTGCATCTCTACGTTCTCGCTGCGCCTCTGCTGACCGCCTTCGCCGTCAACCTGCTCGGGCGTCTTTCCCGCGCCTGGATCGGCCCTCTGGCCATCGGGGCTCTCGGTTTTTCCACCATCGGTGCCCTGCTGACCCTGTTGCGGGTGCTGCGGGAAGGCGCATATCGTTACACGGTCGGCAACTGGCAGCCCCCCTTCGGCATCGAACTGGTGGTCGACCCGCTGAGTGCCCTGATGCTGCTCCTGGTCTCGGGTGTGGCGCTGCTGGCAACCTGCAGCGCCCTGAAGAGCGTGGCCCAGGAACTGCCCGGGCGGGAACATCTCTTTTTCACCCTCTACCTGATTCTCATAGCCGGACTGCTCGGTCTGGTGCTGACCGGGGATGCCTTCAACCTCTACGTGCTGCTCGAAATCACCTCGATCACCACCTACGGCCTTATCGCCATGGGCAAGGGGCGGGCTCCTTTGTCGAGCTTCAATTACATCATCATGGGCTCCATCGGCGCCTGTTTCTATCTGCTGGGGGTCGGCTATCTCTACATCCTTACCGGCACCCTGAACATGGCGGACATTGCCCGCATTCTGCCGGGTCTCGAGGCTCCCGCGGCCATCGCCACCGCCTTCGCCTTTTTGCTGGTCGGATTGTGGATCAAGATGGCCTTTTTCCCGCTGCACGTCTGGCTGCCCAACGCCTACAGCCAGGCCCCGACGGGCGCCGGGGTGATGATCGCCCCGCTCATGACCAAGGTGACCATCTATCTCATGATCCGGGTCATGTTCTCAATCTTTTCGCCGGACTATATTTTCATCGCTCATCCCGGAGTCCAGTCGGGGATTGTCTGGGCCGCTGCGCTGGGAATCGTCTGCTGTTCCTCCCTGGCCCTGGCACAGAAGAACCTGCGGCGGATGCTGACCTATATCCTGGTCGCCGAGGTCGGCTACATGGTCGGAGGCGTCTGGCTGGCCAACAGTACCGGAATGACCGGCGCCATCCTGCATATCGTCAACGACGCCCTGATGACCCTCTGCCTTTTCCTGGCCGGGGCAGCC includes these proteins:
- a CDS encoding hydrogenase subunit MbhD domain-containing protein, with protein sequence MIWELDLLILALVAVCAVAAITIRDLLGAVVIFGVYSFLMCLLWAEMGAVDVAFTEATVGAGISSVLFIAAIFRTTRRSKD
- the mbhE gene encoding hydrogen gas-evolving membrane-bound hydrogenase subunit E, with the protein product MKAFAFLATLATAVVLLYGTKDFAPWGDPASPASTHVSPVYIQRSVEETHVPNIVTAILGDYRGYDTMFETVVIYCAGLAVISILRRQKT
- a CDS encoding Na(+)/H(+) antiporter subunit B, yielding MKILQQRARGRIVGENLIIRTSVRLLVPFIQLFGLYIIVHGHYSPGGGFQGGVVLGASFILLALAYDLQTSLRFMSERVNGILGNVGVLIYTGTAVLCALLGGLFLDYSALNRIIPLGAVEWRSMGIFVVEVGVGIAVMSIMASLFWDLGSGGGMDEGL
- a CDS encoding cation:proton antiporter subunit C, which gives rise to MEQLLAEIVAKYNYWLYVLLMMIGFYAMIGKRNLVKKLLGMNIFQTAIILFYVSIGVKRGGGIPIVDKHAALSHGIDAATVVNPLPHVLMLTAIVVSVSVTGVALAIMVRLYRHYGTLEEDEIVEKIDR
- a CDS encoding proton-conducting transporter membrane subunit; amino-acid sequence: MTSANLHLYVLAAPLLTAFAVNLLGRLSRAWIGPLAIGALGFSTIGALLTLLRVLREGAYRYTVGNWQPPFGIELVVDPLSALMLLLVSGVALLATCSALKSVAQELPGREHLFFTLYLILIAGLLGLVLTGDAFNLYVLLEITSITTYGLIAMGKGRAPLSSFNYIIMGSIGACFYLLGVGYLYILTGTLNMADIARILPGLEAPAAIATAFAFLLVGLWIKMAFFPLHVWLPNAYSQAPTGAGVMIAPLMTKVTIYLMIRVMFSIFSPDYIFIAHPGVQSGIVWAAALGIVCCSSLALAQKNLRRMLTYILVAEVGYMVGGVWLANSTGMTGAILHIVNDALMTLCLFLAGAAIIYRTGSLDFDRLQGLYRRMPLTMAAFTVGAFSMIGIPPTCGFFSKWYLILGALEGGHGEFVAALLISSLVNALLFFRIIEAAFFKPAQGNSAASLQKEEAPGMLLTPLLLSAVALLVVGVGSGPLVANVIRLALPAGFAP